In Papaver somniferum cultivar HN1 chromosome 9, ASM357369v1, whole genome shotgun sequence, the genomic stretch AAACGCATAGAAATCTCTAATTTGATATACTAGCTCTGCCTTCAATCAAGGAGCTATagaagttctagcctcaaactatcttgaagatgtgatataatCACTTGCACAAATATGATGAATTGATCTCAGCAAACCATGTCAATCCCTAGAATTACCTATCTGATTAAGGCATAGATAATCATAAAATTGAACTAAATCAGTTAACATAAGCttgaatacaaaccaaaggattATTCTAACTACcatggatgcttgacatacagGGTGAAAGTAATTTGCTAGTATTCAGAAATCAAATCATGCTTTTCAATAAAATTCCATGGAGAAGAGTAAGTAACATCAAACAAGAGGATTTCTAATTATTAAAGGAAGTTTCATCTCTGCCCTAGCAGAGAGTTTAGAACATCACAAACATAGAACTGAAAATAAACCTATAAATTACTACATCAacttgcaccggctactccgggcttaGTCTCTGCCTTACAATCCTCTCCCAATTTATACAATACTGCTCAGAATTTTCAATCCCATTTTCAATAAAGTACAATgataaaattagggatttgatgtttcTTGAACTCACCACTGCACAGCCGCCTAATTATCTTCAATGAGTGTCTGATGTTGTCGGTGATTGAAAGGAGATAGTACTCAGACCTAATTTGACAAACCCTGCTGCATGTGTTCGTGTTTAAAGGAACATCAATTTCAGATGGAGCTTGTCAATTCAGTCACTCCTGAGAACCAATTAGTCGTCTAATTCTTGAACATTCATAGCCTCGGGCTAGGTTGAAACGAGTACACCAATCTAAGAGATAGAAACTGAACATCTAATCCGACTGAGGAAAGATGGAGATGGAGGTATGGGCTTGACAGATAGAAAGAGAAGGTGGCAGAGAGTGGTCGATGTTGAGTACTGAAAACTGACAGGGAGAGGGAGATGGTTGTCGATGAAATTGGGGTAGAGAGTTAGGTTTTGGAAAAGACAAACGGAGACGGATAAGGGGGAGTGAAAACAGGGGATACTTGGATGTTGTACATACACACGTAGCCTAGGTGTTTACCTTTGGCTATTTTCTGAACTGAAGCACCACGTTGAACTCAACCCACCACCAGAATTTGACTCATTTGTTGCGCCATCAGGTCCTTCATGGTCACTCCCTCTGAATCACACCGCTGCTCCCTTATTCACCATTTAATCAACCACCTATATCATAGTGCAAAATGAGATTATTCCGACAAAATTACCCTTTAACAGACATATGCGCAAAATACAAGATTTTTCATAAGATGAAGCATTTAAGCACTTGGGACACAATAAATGTCCCTAAAATGATCTACAAATATGCATTATTAGACACATATCACAAGGAACCGCACATGTGCAGATGAAGAAGTGATAAATTAGGTCTTATTACAAGCAAAGAAGGGGATCGAATACTTCATCACTTCAGGCCAGGAGACACATCATTTCGTCATGTTGTTTGCCGGGGATCGAGATGGGTCAATAGAGATCAACAATTCGGTTCAGAACCAGCCAAGAAAAGAAATGAGAATCGAAATAGGAATCCAGAGCAGTTCAGGCAAGCTAGGAATGGGAGATTAAATGTATGAAGTTTGGTCTGTTTGCTGTGTAGCCAACACAATCAACACAGGAGAGCTGATGCTGACGATTAAGAGGAGGAGTCGAAGTAGTTTCTTCTGACAAGAACAAAGAAGGGTGTAGCTCGAATTGCAGGCTGAATTGATGGAAGTTCTGAGCTGTCGGGGAGGCAGTGGCaggtttagttgttatttttattcttagttgttacttttgcttttattttcaatttcagtttactTATTCAATctttgagaatcttatttcaggtactatttctttggtgaatgcttGGAAAAGGCAAGCCTAGTCctattggtatacgtcttcgttCGGTTACTCAACTAAAAGATTTCAGTGAACACTCCACTTCCTCCTAGTTCTACACCAAGTGAATTCTCGGACTGGAACAAAGAGGAAGACAACACAATGGGAGGTCGACCACCTGATCTAAGAACACTCAAGGAGCTCACTTCTACAAACCTTGACCAACAGCCTTTACGTATTCAGCTGAATGGAACCATTGAGTTGAAGCCGCAATTGATTAACTTGCTGCCAAAATTCAGAGGTTTAGCGGGAGAAGATCCTAATCGTCACTTGCAACAATTTCATCATGTTGTGACTAGTTTGAAGCAAGCAACCGCAGATGCTGATATGGCTATGATGACAATGTTTCCTTTCTCCCTTATAGATTCTGCAGGAGAGTGGTTCTTTTACTTACCCTCTGGAAGTGTAACCACATGGAATGGAATGAAGAAGTTGTTCCTTGAGAAGTATTTTCCAGCATCAAAAGCAGCAGTGATTCGCAAGGAGATATGTGGTATTAGGCAAGTACCCAGAGAAACTCTCTATGAGTATTGTGAGCGCTACAAGAAGCTTTTAGctagctgtccacaccatcaaatTAGCGATCAACTCATTATTCAATACTTCTACGAGGGGTTGCTTTCTAATGATAGAAATTTGATTGATGccgcaagtggtggtgcacttacCAACAAAACCATTGCGGAAGCTACAAGTTTTTTGGAGAATATGGATGCGAACACTCAACAATTCTACACTCGAGGTGAACCCGTGGTAAGGAAAGTGAATGAAGTTGCTGATTCTTCACATTTGGAACATAGAATGGGAAACATGGAGAGGATGATGCAACAAATAGCAGCGGCTGTAATACCATCATACACCGAAGAAGTTGAGCAAGCTAGTGCAATGTACCAAAAGCAACAACGGCCAAGATATGATCCTTATTCCAGCCCATATAATCCGGGTTGGCgagatcatcctaatttcagcTACGCCAACAAGCAAGCTTAGGTCTCTAATCCTTCTTTCAATCAACAAGGTGGGTATCAATTCTTGCAAAGGCCGCAACAAGAAGCTCAAGGCATGAGTATAGATGACAAGTTGAATCTCATTCTCAACACAATGGCGCAAGATAAGCAAAAGGAAAAGATGGATATGAAGGACATCCAAACACAAATGGATCAACTAGCTAATATCGTGAGCAAATTGGAAGCACAAGCAGCTGGAAAAATTCCCTCGCAACCATTGAATCATAGGGATAATGTTAGTGTTGTTGAACTACAAAGTGGAAAGCAAATAGAGAAACCGGAAGCATTACCGGAGTCCCATGAACGTGATTTAGAGAAAGAAGTGGATGAAGCAGTCCCTAAAAAGGATGATTCGATAACACATTCTGACTCTAAACCTCTTATTTCTACTTATGTTACTCCTCCACCTTTTCCTAGCAGGTTTGCAAAGTCAAAGAAGGAGACGTTGGACAGAGAGATATGGGACATCTTCAAGAAGATCGAAGTGAACATTCCATTAATTGAGGCGATAAGGCAGGTTGCTCGTTATGCAAAGTTCTtaaaggaattgtgcactaacaagcacaaatTGACCGGTAATGAGGTAATGTAAGTGGGGGAGAGTGCTTCGGCATAtcttcaaaagaaactcccacctaaattgaaagACCCGGGCAGTTTTACTATACCTTGGACAATTGGTAAAACAAGTTTTACAAAAACTTTGCTAGATTTAGGAGCATCTATTAGTGTTACGCCTGCTTCAATTTATGAATCTTTAAATCTTGGTCCTCTCAAAAGTACCAgcatagttattcaacttgcAGATAGATCTAATGTCTACCCGAAAGGGGTTGTGGaaaatgttttggtgcaggttaatgAGCTTATATTTCCTATCGACTTCTATGTTCTTGATATGAGTGATGAGAACTCATCCTCGTCTACACCTTTGTTGTTGGGTAAACCATTTATGAGAACCGATAGAACAAAGATAGATGTATTTGAAGGTACCTTGACAATCGAATTTGATGGAGAGGTCGTTCGCTTCAACATCTTTGAGGTGATGAGATACCCAAGTGACGTGTACTCATTTTTTGTCGTGGAGGAAACTGACACTGGCTAAGAATGCAAAGGAGAtgaaagtcgggctgacgactttaaaccaagcgctaagtgggaggaaacccacgggttttgtatctttatctttatctttttatttttcagcattttatctttgtttttgcatatcatttgcggaatttcccaccttgaactttactttgaatgactaaattttacattgaggccaatgtaaagtttaagtgtgggggagcatttatatgtttgtagttTTATGCCTTtagtaaaaaaaatagaaaaatataaaaaagaaaaaaaattgctttataaactccgaaatctagaaacttgttCCTTTAGGATGATactaccaatataagtggatggaaccatcttgattgcaggagttgaggaacccattaactaaaagtACATAGCTCAGGAAttacaaataacatgatagttgttaccatatctctgaatgtcaccatatcaccttctgtttttatttttgcaatctttttgtttctctaagtgatttggcgggtcactaacatcgaattgttattactgttaggatgaaatagagtggtTGAGTTACTaggaaaaaaagagaccagaccaattagaccaaccggagtgtatatacaaaaaaaaagaaaaaaatattgacACTTTgatgcaatatgtgtgtgttctccctgtcttcgtcgcctaaacaagcgtggaacgcaggatccatgggaattaccatgtaatctgctgacaagaagcatgcgcttggatccaaaagatctaatcatgttgtcaaatcaaaaaaaaaaggaaaaaaatgaaaaaaaaaagattttttttttttattattgttcaattaataaatcgaccgctggttccccttgtatatgccagtcgagttgatctagaattaggattatcgactactggttcccttgtatatgccagctgagttgatattagaattcagaccagtatctcaatccattaggattcataggtccatcttggcggtgaccttcagacaaatatgggaaacaccgatCACTTGTAAAAATTCGCAAACATCtacctctatatccatcttcttaatttattcatgtgtgattgtggttagttatattccgagtattgtggtttgttcgactttctgagtagagctttatttacttatatattaatttggaatcgcatcaaggtacctcctcctgtagtcattttggattcattcatagactcttcacaggtagttggaatttagagtaaaaggttttgtgtgtacacctcttgtaaaccttcacgagactaaaactcgtccactagggacacctaggggttcaaaggcttgttacatTCACTAAAATTAACCGTAatctcgacgagacggagttgtatgtatcttttagaattattttgtttgatttgctcgaggactagcaaagtctaagtgtggaggaatttgataggtgtctaaaacaccttaatatttatatattgtttatgctttcttttgctaagttttcttgtaaatcatgtatcttatgtttgcttttgatttttaggtactttggagtcatttggaacaaaagaagaagaaacgtcgcatAAAAGGGCAAGgcagattatttctcattatttacttttatttcttcatctctgtctgaaaagcatgccggatttagtgatgcaaattcttATGTCTGAAGAGCATggcaactttagtgatgaagagagattgaagagaagaagtgaatctgagaagtaagagaattcaaagaagaGCAAAAGCGCCACATGCCAAAAACTGGAGACTTGGCGGCAGGGAACCAGGAGATGAACTCTGAACTCATTCCAATTGAGTCACGAGCTAGGTGGACTGTACATGCTTGTTTGAAGGCAGTCATAGGCTTAGCACTGTAGGGGCTCACTTGTACCAGCTGAAGGATTGGATTTCACCGCCAAGGCACCGCACATGTGCaaatgaagaagagaaaaattaGGTCTTATTACAAGCAAAGAAGGGGATCGAATCCTTCATCATTTCAAGCCAGGAGACACAACATTTCGTCATGCTGTTTGCCGGAGATCGAGATGGGTCAATAGAGATCAACAGTTCCGTTCAGAACCAGCcaagaaaagaaatgaaaatcGAAACAGGAATCCAGAGCAGTTCAGGCAAGCTAGGAATGAGAGGTTAAATATATGAAGTTTGGTTTGTTTGCTGTGTAGCCAACACAATCAAGACAAGAGAGATGATGCTGACGATTAAGAGGAGGAGTCTAAGTAGTTTCTGCTGACAAGAACAAAGAAGGGTGTAGCTCGAATTGCAGGCTGAATTGATGGAAGTTCTGAGCTCAATTTCAGCTGAAATATGATGCTGCTTTGATCGAATATGTGTGGTTGTTTACAGGGTTCAAGAGGAGTTGAAACTGGAGTTCTTATGAATCTGTGATGAAATAGGAGATGGGTACAATTCAGTGGTCGAATCTGAAGTTCAAAGAGAAATCTACAGACGTGTATTTTGTTGTCTGAAAAGCCTACTGCTTGTGCTAACACATCAAGAGATAACTTACAAATAGAGACACCTCATCAGCAACGTCACCAACGAAACTTTTTTACACTTCCCTCTGGAAGAACTGAAGCTGGCactaattggtgaagaatctgggGGTGCGTATATACCAAACGATTTGTATAGAAGTATTCTACAACATACTAAATGGGCACGTTAATCTAATGAATGAGCTATAAATGATAGCCGAAACTCTCGACTATGTGACATCTGAAAATCTACATCAGATGAAGATTTTGTGGTCGTTCTGGCAAGAAGACAAAAATCTGAAATTTTCATCAAGTCAATACACCAAGGTCACACTTACAATCAGGCAAGCGACAATAGGAGAGCTTCCGCACGCAGGGAATCAGGGGGAACTGCTTCACCGAGAATAAAAGAGGGGAAAGAATAGAAGGAGAAATAAACTCACGTACCTGAGTTATATGAAAGTAAAAAACACTTCCTTTGGGCCATAACGATAGATCAAATCTCGTCAATGTTCATGGCCGTGGTCGtccaaggttcgtgctcgtagcTGTCGCTCCTTCCTTCCAAGATTCGTGGCCGTAGCCACCATCACTCCCCCCCTCCAAGATCCATGGCCGTAACCACCACTCGTCCCTGCCAAGATTTGTGCCCGTAGTCACCaatcctccctgtcaaggatcgtggcCGTATCTATCCAAGCTCCATCCAACCTGTTTTGTTCCCACGAAAACGCAGTCTCTTCCGATCAcagttgctgccaagaaccgttgatgctcgtttgttgataccagccagagcttcatcaTAGCAAAAACCACTACGGACAAAGGTAACCCGAACTTGTGCATATTTTAGTTTCCCATGgaggaagtaatagagtcaccagtacagaggcaagatggcgatatctttatcatggtcagcccaccgaccatacaagacagaaccacgtaaaccacacttggggactgaggctcaacacgaaatcccttcactgtcaaggacCTCTTCAACTCAGAAGAGACGGTCAACCAAGAAGTCGTAACCTTGACAAGTTCACCACTCTTTAAAGatgtagcgtaaggatatcatcacctccctGTTTGGAAGGCGCCTGACCAACAAGCAGTATTTGGCTCAGCCATTCATAAGCGTTGTTATCAATGAAAAATCAAAGAGGAAAGTTATGCCTCAGCAAGCCACACAAACCAACCAAATAATGTCTaccacatcacctactcagaactcagtACCTCCTACCCAAGGTCTGCAGGAAGCtgcgcatcaacaaccacatcaGTCGACAAAGTCGGATTTGGTGTTTCGAGATTTCCAATTTCCTTTGGAAGGGGTGCATGGGATTCCAGATGTTTGGATACAATACAGGTCTATGAAGTGCGACTCCCGCCaattgatcaacaaatgacgGATCCAAAAGATTGTCGCTTTCgttaattcgtcaaccaccttaccatcAAATACAATGGAAGTACATCTTCTAGGAGAAAATAGGCTCatgataattacacctggggactaaCAGCACTGGATGCCTTCACGACCCTCAAcgaggttatttctgatttcagcatcatcactgtcaaagctttacgagccgcaataGTTTCTCAAGTCGAAgccatacacgtgcatcaaagacacCAAAGGAAGATCCAGAGATACCTATGGTCGTATCACCCTTGAGCAAAGCCAAATACGACGCACCTCAGTTGCAGAAGTTACTATCAAGGGACCCGCCTGATGATCAATAGTAAAACTGAACTACAGTTCCTGTGAACAATCCGAGACTCTTCAACAAACAAGAAATTCCGCATTGACTGTTGCATGAATCACAACTGCATACGAAGAATCACGTGAATCATACTTGGGGTATTGAAAGTTTGCATAAGATCCTCTCATTGTCTAAAATCTCTCAAGCTCATAGAAGATAGACAACCAGCGCCACAAATTTGATGAGGATTCCTATCCCTCCAAAGGTACACCGCTGAGATATCTTCACGCATCCGACCATGTCATTGGATCTAAAGTGTAACTGGGTACTGCTCATTGTATCCCATTTTATACAACAATCCGAGATTCAGAAGATAGTTCAAAGGGtgtcgcttggaacgaaatccttgaagacttgatagcagcacgtcggtaacGGAACGCCTCTCATCTAATCTACTTCACCCGATGACTTCGGAAGATTTTGCCCATACAAGTATTCCAATCATATCATCATGGCAATCAGAAGTGCAAGAATATTCCTATGAGATAAAGAGTCAAAATAAGTAAAATTTCGTTCCAGTCAAtgctcaggagtttaaagaacattttaattacgactcagcagtccagacaccaaacaacttaaagtcaaggcctcttgAAATCGAGCGAAATGgagtttggaaaattttgaaatccactggagaagcTAGATACTCATTTTTCTGGAGACaggaccttattacacattccagagaagatcgatggtataaCTTCTACACCCTCTGGTCCAGAAAGAAGAAGCATCACGTGATTAGGATGAGTCCTAACAGTCGTATAGGACACTTCAAAGAAGTCATCATCCATATTTGTCATGTCCTTGGAATCATTAATGCCTCCTGGCTTAGCAGCAGAAATATCTTCAGGAGTTTCCTCAGGATTGGATGAAATTTCAAAGCCGTGGAAGTTATACGTACAACTAAAGTTCATACttgcaaaaagaagaaagaacaagatgtaCTTACCTTGACGCGGATAATCGGAACGCTCGTGATTGAGCCGGctgctgcagacgaaagcacgaagCCGGATGAGCAACAAAAAAAAtgagagggtcgataccccttttatACGAAGGGAGTTTCCATAGTTCGAACagaagaaggtgttgatggtggtttttagcttagggttaaaattataaaaccttacatcagatgtgacgtcactctgcaaggaaacggtgttgcgagtactaacctctccaccgacatatttattgagccgctcaatatacttttatccataacactctgtaaatttcggcacctcgctaatacgagactcactgagtactttcatgtgttATGTTACCCAGCAGAACCCTaaattggtatggcatgacggatttatgttcactcacagcggagtagcatgaacctccaagtaccaaagttaaggccattgcacgaaatgctcagacagaaagcatactgcattctgtagataaagattttgtgtggtaacatacaaaatccagctaatcattgtgataactcgcaaagaactcgTAAATCCAActaattttcaaattagggtttcgcgccccgcgcagtatactggaTCCCATTGGttgaaaccatgcttaaacaagctaggaaaccgaatccgccacaacgcgctaaaagtgcggccgccctagcatgtcggccctctttccgtcgaccaatcaggtcgcttcaaatctgCCACCGCGAGTTGGAagtatggccacgccctagcatgcTGGCCCATTTCCCGTCAACCAATCGGGTTGCTCCAAAACTTTCCACGACCTCaaaaaggtcgcc encodes the following:
- the LOC113312798 gene encoding uncharacterized protein LOC113312798; the encoded protein is MGGRPPDLRTLKELTSTNLDQQPLRIQLNGTIELKPQLINLLPKFRGLAGEDPNRHLQQFHHVVTSLKQATADADMAMMTMFPFSLIDSAGEWFFYLPSGSVTTWNGMKKLFLEKYFPASKAAVIRKEICGIRQVPRETLYEYCERYKKLLASCPHHQISDQLIIQYFYEGLLSNDRNLIDAASGGALTNKTIAEATSFLENMDANTQQFYTRGEPVVRKVNEVADSSHLEHRMGNMERMMQQIAAAVIPSYTEEVEQASAMYQKQQRPRYDPYSSPYNPGWRDHPNFSYANKQA
- the LOC113312799 gene encoding uncharacterized protein LOC113312799; protein product: MAQDKQKEKMDMKDIQTQMDQLANIVSKLEAQAAGKIPSQPLNHRDNVSVVELQSGKQIEKPEALPESHERDLEKEVDEAVPKKDDSITHSDSKPLISTYVTPPPFPSRFAKSKKETLDREIWDIFKKIEVNIPLIEAIRQVARYAKFLKELCTNKHKLTDLGASISVTPASIYESLNLGPLKSTSIVIQLADRSNVYPKGVVENVLVQVNELIFPIDFYVLDMSDENSSSSTPLLLGKPFMRTDRTKIDVFEGTLTIEFDGEVVRFNIFEVMRYPSDVYSFFVVEETDTG